From a single Verrucomicrobiota bacterium genomic region:
- a CDS encoding DEAD/DEAH box helicase has protein sequence MNSKLFSELGLSPEILRAIDRLGFEQASPIQAEAIPILMAGHDAVGQSQTGSGKTAAFAIPAIEKTDPQLKAVQALVLCPTRELAVQVAEEVHQLAFFKRGIQALPIYGGQSYERQFAGLKRGAQLVIGTPGRVLDHLARGTLRLDHVKMMILDEADVMLDMGFREDIEKVLQALPRERQTVFFSATMPAPIRDWIERYAREPKSVKIEQKTLTVPTVEQVYYEVDRRFKVELLARLIDIHDLRLGIIFCNTKRMVDELADHLEAQGYSADRLHGDMSQGMRDRVMGKFRQGGLEFLVATDVAARGIDVDDVQVVFNYDLPYDPEDYVHRIGRTGRAGRSGRAISFVAGREIFQVRNIERFTRTRLHRAHIPSLDEVEAARDQALAGKVRTVLLSGEFKRQDRLIETLMEEGHESTDIASALIHLLAGGEDDPSPEANPRRSPSTDHLRDKSESNARPRRPRELQAAPPIQVKRSFPNPAAAAELPSAAPKEVARREVPPQTAHHPVVKIPPPPPITRSLPTPTEEKSSRPAPAASHPERSTSAIPRSSAGKGFQSSARSPMMPDWVRKKMGLREVPPKPRRPDHRPPSSSIPSRPQKPLEKFTASKPPPPPLSKGAPGSNTPPLRSTRRTPSNQSRLWINVGEEMGVETRDVVGAILGETGLPANSVGTVDVRSRHLFVDVATEHVGTILNALKRTKIRQLPIKAKLA, from the coding sequence ATGAATTCCAAACTCTTTTCTGAACTCGGACTCTCCCCCGAAATCCTTCGCGCTATCGACCGGCTCGGCTTCGAACAAGCGTCCCCCATCCAGGCCGAAGCCATCCCGATCCTCATGGCTGGACACGACGCGGTGGGCCAATCGCAAACGGGTTCAGGCAAGACCGCCGCGTTCGCGATTCCGGCCATCGAGAAGACCGATCCCCAGCTCAAAGCCGTCCAGGCTCTGGTCCTCTGCCCGACGCGCGAACTCGCGGTGCAAGTCGCCGAGGAAGTCCATCAACTCGCCTTTTTCAAGCGCGGTATCCAAGCGCTCCCCATCTATGGCGGCCAATCGTATGAGCGCCAGTTCGCGGGGTTGAAACGGGGTGCCCAACTCGTCATCGGCACACCCGGCCGTGTGCTCGACCATCTGGCCCGCGGCACGCTCCGGCTGGATCACGTCAAGATGATGATCCTGGACGAAGCGGACGTGATGCTCGACATGGGATTCCGGGAAGATATCGAAAAAGTCTTGCAAGCGCTTCCGCGGGAAAGGCAAACGGTGTTCTTTTCCGCCACGATGCCTGCCCCCATTCGCGACTGGATCGAGCGCTACGCCCGCGAACCCAAGTCGGTCAAAATCGAGCAGAAAACGCTGACCGTGCCCACCGTGGAGCAGGTTTATTACGAGGTCGACCGGAGATTCAAAGTCGAACTCTTGGCCCGTCTCATCGACATCCACGACCTCCGTTTGGGGATTATTTTCTGCAACACGAAACGCATGGTGGACGAACTGGCCGATCACCTCGAGGCCCAGGGCTATTCCGCCGACCGATTGCACGGGGACATGAGCCAGGGCATGCGCGACCGGGTGATGGGAAAGTTCCGCCAGGGCGGCCTGGAATTTCTGGTCGCCACCGACGTGGCCGCGCGAGGCATCGACGTGGACGACGTGCAAGTGGTCTTCAACTACGATCTTCCCTACGATCCGGAGGATTACGTTCACCGCATCGGCCGAACCGGACGCGCGGGCCGCAGCGGACGGGCCATTTCATTCGTCGCCGGGCGGGAGATCTTCCAAGTGCGCAACATCGAGCGATTCACCCGCACGCGGCTGCATCGAGCGCACATTCCCAGCCTCGACGAAGTGGAAGCCGCTCGCGACCAGGCCTTGGCAGGAAAAGTTCGAACCGTGCTGCTCTCGGGCGAATTCAAACGACAGGATCGCCTGATCGAAACCCTGATGGAAGAAGGTCACGAGTCCACGGATATCGCGTCCGCTCTCATTCATTTGCTGGCCGGCGGTGAAGACGATCCCTCCCCGGAAGCGAACCCCCGGCGCTCTCCTTCGACGGACCATCTCCGTGACAAGTCCGAGTCTAACGCTCGCCCTCGGCGTCCGCGCGAACTTCAAGCTGCGCCGCCAATTCAAGTGAAGAGGTCATTTCCAAATCCTGCGGCCGCTGCTGAATTGCCGTCCGCTGCCCCGAAGGAAGTTGCGCGTCGCGAGGTTCCGCCCCAGACCGCACACCATCCTGTCGTGAAGATTCCTCCACCTCCGCCTATAACTCGTTCTTTACCGACTCCGACGGAGGAAAAGTCATCACGGCCCGCGCCTGCTGCTTCCCATCCGGAACGGTCAACCTCCGCAATCCCTCGCAGCAGCGCGGGAAAGGGGTTTCAGAGTTCTGCTCGGTCCCCAATGATGCCCGATTGGGTGCGCAAGAAAATGGGCCTTCGCGAAGTCCCACCTAAACCTCGCCGGCCAGACCATCGCCCGCCCAGTTCCTCCATTCCTTCGCGACCACAGAAACCGCTCGAAAAATTCACCGCCTCGAAACCGCCTCCACCGCCTCTGTCCAAAGGAGCCCCCGGCTCAAACACCCCCCCTCTTCGATCCACCCGCCGCACCCCTTCCAACCAATCACGCCTCTGGATCAACGTCGGTGAGGAGATGGGCGTCGAAACACGGGACGTGGTGGGCGCGATTTTGGGAGAGACCGGACTGCCTGCAAACTCTGTCGGCACAGTAGACGTCCGATCGCGACATCTTTTCGTCGACGTGGCGACCGAACACGTGGGTACCATTCTCAATGCCCTGAAAAGGACCAAGATCCGCCAACTTCCCATCAAGGCCAAACTGGCCTGA